The following proteins come from a genomic window of Legionella cherrii:
- a CDS encoding DUF502 domain-containing protein, with protein MKALSLRSYLLTGLVVWLPILITIGVLRFIIDLLDNTLALIPKAYQPEQLIGHYIPGLGVILSLIILLVTGVIATNYFGQRLVEWGESILVKIPLVRSIYKTVKQVINALLSTNSEAFRKVVLIEYPRKGLWSIAFQTGAASTSINNKTKEELVSIFIPTTPNPTSGFLMMLPRTDVIELDMSIEDALKFIISLGVMPPMSEAALTNNL; from the coding sequence GTGAAAGCATTGTCATTAAGAAGCTATTTACTCACTGGATTGGTGGTTTGGTTACCCATACTCATCACTATAGGAGTATTGCGTTTTATTATTGACTTACTTGACAATACTTTGGCTTTGATCCCTAAAGCGTATCAACCCGAACAATTAATTGGCCATTATATTCCTGGTTTAGGAGTTATTTTATCACTTATTATTCTGCTTGTTACTGGTGTCATTGCGACTAATTATTTCGGACAGCGATTAGTAGAGTGGGGGGAATCGATTCTTGTTAAAATTCCGCTAGTCCGCTCAATATATAAAACAGTAAAACAAGTCATTAATGCCTTATTATCAACAAATAGCGAGGCTTTTAGAAAAGTAGTTTTGATTGAGTATCCACGTAAAGGATTATGGAGCATTGCTTTCCAAACAGGTGCAGCAAGTACATCAATAAATAATAAAACAAAAGAAGAATTGGTCTCTATATTTATCCCTACTACTCCTAACCCCACTTCAGGTTTTCTTATGATGCTTCCAAGAACTGATGTTATTGAGTTAGATATGAGTATTGAAGATGCACTGAAATTTATAATTTCTTTAGGAGTGATGCCGCCAATGTCAGAGGCTGCATTAACAAACAATTTGTAA
- the mutH gene encoding DNA mismatch repair endonuclease MutH, with protein MISSLKIRPPKTEAELLERCSTIAGLSFAQLGLSLGLSIPANPNQRKGWVGQAIELALGADAQNKSLPDFKFLGVELKTLPLNKSGKPTESTFITSIPLLTIHRQVWKTSQCYLKLKRILWVPVEGDTDISYPQRRIGQGFIWSPDRLQESVLEADWNYLSLQIGTGHLESVDAKEGEYLQVRPKAANGKSLCYGYDIQGNKIKTLPRGFYLRSSFTAKICSA; from the coding sequence GTGATCTCATCACTAAAAATCAGACCACCGAAAACTGAAGCTGAATTACTTGAACGATGCTCCACTATTGCTGGTCTTAGTTTTGCACAACTTGGTTTAAGTCTGGGTTTATCTATTCCAGCTAATCCAAATCAGAGAAAAGGATGGGTGGGGCAGGCCATTGAATTAGCTTTAGGCGCTGATGCCCAAAACAAATCATTGCCTGACTTCAAATTTCTAGGTGTAGAACTTAAAACACTTCCTTTAAATAAATCGGGAAAACCCACCGAATCGACATTTATTACATCCATTCCTCTACTTACAATTCATAGACAAGTATGGAAGACCTCTCAATGTTACCTTAAATTAAAACGAATTTTGTGGGTTCCTGTAGAAGGAGATACAGACATCTCTTATCCACAAAGAAGGATTGGTCAAGGATTTATATGGTCACCAGATCGACTACAAGAGAGTGTTCTAGAAGCAGATTGGAATTATTTGTCTTTGCAAATCGGTACTGGCCATCTTGAAAGCGTCGATGCAAAAGAAGGGGAGTATTTGCAAGTACGGCCGAAAGCAGCAAATGGAAAATCTTTATGTTACGGTTATGATATTCAAGGGAATAAAATAAAAACACTACCGCGCGGGTTTTATCTAAGAAGTAGTTTCACGGCAAAAATCTGTTCAGCTTAA
- a CDS encoding FmdB family zinc ribbon protein, producing MPIYEYQCTSCNHHFDLMQKISDEPVKQCPVCYKDTVVKLISAAGFQLKGTGWYATDFKNKNTKSAEATAKSDGSGTADKAKDTSSSKTTTDGDTK from the coding sequence ATGCCAATATATGAATATCAATGTACCAGTTGTAATCATCACTTTGATTTAATGCAAAAAATTAGTGATGAGCCTGTCAAACAGTGTCCTGTATGTTATAAAGATACAGTGGTCAAACTGATCTCCGCTGCTGGCTTTCAACTCAAAGGTACTGGTTGGTATGCTACTGATTTTAAAAACAAAAATACTAAATCCGCAGAAGCTACTGCTAAAAGTGATGGTTCCGGTACAGCAGATAAAGCAAAAGATACTTCTTCCTCAAAAACTACTACAGACGGTGACACTAAGTGA
- the aspS gene encoding aspartate--tRNA ligase, with protein MRTHYCLGVDESSLGKEVIVCGWVHHRRDHGGVIFLDIRDSSGILQVVYEPENKECFSDAEKLRSEFVVRITGVVRKRPEGMINPAMATGTVEVIGSKLEILNQSPTPPFLPDDFQVVNEDLRYKYRYIDLRRPSMKHKLTLRHQLNSCIRTYLNQQNFLDIETPMLTKATPEGARDYLVPSRVHPGSFYALPQSPQLFKQLLMISGFDKYYQIVRCFRDEDLRADRQPEFTQLDIEMSFIDEESILNLIEGLLKTVFKQILNVNLPEKLRRMPYAEAMRRFGSDKPDLRNPLELIDVADIVKDCDFKVFSTAANDSESRVIALRLPGGCDLSRKDLDDYGRFVGIYGAKGLAYIKVNNLDEGMTGLQSPILKFLSEDAVLAILQRTEAKTGDVIFFGADRNHIVNEAMGALRIKLGHDRKLLKEGWELLWVVDWPMFEMDYDANKLNPMHHPFTSPKDLSPENLRANPTRTLAKAYDIVINGYEIGGGSIRIHQSDLQKAVFELLGINEQEAQEKFGFLLDALQYGAPPHGGIALGIDRLAMLLTDSTSIRDVIAFPKTQTASCLLTSAPSPTGNAQLTELGIRLAPTTQNK; from the coding sequence ATGCGTACACACTACTGTTTGGGCGTCGATGAGTCAAGTTTAGGAAAAGAAGTTATTGTATGTGGTTGGGTTCATCATCGTCGAGATCATGGTGGTGTCATATTCCTTGATATACGTGATAGCTCAGGTATTCTGCAAGTAGTTTATGAACCAGAGAATAAAGAATGTTTTTCTGATGCAGAAAAATTACGCTCCGAATTTGTGGTGCGAATTACCGGAGTGGTACGTAAAAGACCCGAAGGGATGATTAATCCAGCGATGGCTACAGGTACAGTCGAGGTAATTGGCAGCAAGCTCGAAATTCTTAACCAATCACCAACCCCGCCATTTTTACCTGATGATTTTCAAGTTGTAAATGAAGATCTACGTTATAAATATCGTTACATTGATTTGCGTCGTCCATCAATGAAGCACAAACTCACATTAAGACATCAGTTAAATAGTTGTATTCGTACCTATCTTAATCAGCAGAATTTTCTTGACATTGAAACCCCAATGCTGACCAAAGCAACCCCAGAGGGAGCACGTGACTATTTGGTACCATCCAGAGTTCATCCAGGGTCATTTTATGCATTGCCCCAATCACCACAGCTTTTTAAACAATTACTTATGATTTCTGGGTTTGACAAGTATTATCAAATCGTTCGTTGTTTTCGCGATGAGGATTTGCGAGCCGATAGACAACCTGAATTTACACAACTTGATATCGAGATGTCGTTTATTGATGAAGAAAGCATTCTCAACCTGATCGAAGGTTTATTAAAAACGGTATTTAAACAAATTCTTAATGTGAATTTACCTGAAAAATTACGCAGAATGCCTTATGCTGAAGCAATGCGGCGCTTTGGTAGTGATAAACCGGATTTGCGCAATCCTTTAGAGCTCATTGATGTGGCTGACATAGTAAAAGACTGTGATTTTAAAGTATTTTCTACTGCAGCAAATGATTCTGAATCCAGAGTGATTGCATTACGACTCCCAGGTGGCTGTGATCTAAGCAGAAAGGATCTCGATGATTATGGCCGTTTTGTCGGTATTTATGGAGCTAAGGGACTTGCTTACATTAAAGTAAATAATCTGGATGAAGGAATGACCGGTTTGCAATCTCCCATTTTAAAATTTCTCTCCGAAGATGCAGTACTCGCAATTCTGCAACGCACAGAAGCTAAAACTGGAGATGTTATTTTCTTTGGTGCGGATAGAAACCATATTGTTAATGAAGCGATGGGCGCATTAAGAATAAAGTTAGGCCATGATAGAAAACTACTTAAAGAGGGGTGGGAATTATTATGGGTTGTTGATTGGCCCATGTTTGAAATGGATTATGACGCGAACAAATTAAATCCGATGCATCATCCATTTACTTCACCCAAAGATCTATCACCTGAGAACTTACGTGCTAATCCGACACGGACCTTAGCCAAGGCTTATGATATAGTAATTAATGGCTATGAAATCGGCGGGGGATCCATACGTATTCATCAATCTGATTTACAAAAAGCAGTTTTTGAGTTGCTTGGAATTAATGAGCAAGAGGCTCAGGAAAAGTTTGGCTTTTTATTGGATGCTTTACAATATGGAGCGCCACCGCATGGAGGTATCGCCCTGGGTATCGATCGCCTAGCGATGTTACTTACAGATTCAACATCAATTAGAGATGTTATTGCTTTTCCTAAAACTCAAACAGCATCGTGCCTTTTAACGAGCGCGCCATCACCTACGGGGAACGCGCAATTAACTGAATTAGGAATAAGACTTGCTCCAACGACACAAAATAAATAA
- a CDS encoding response regulator: MSPHVKNRSQDEIDSIHQYYMEIINSMPHIVYWIDTECNLKGCNNNFIKLLGLNSLKDLKGSPYQQMEEFAQWDKQRVEELKLDDMKVIFSAVPQHHVEEKPIEDNSGTAYYFESSRIPMYDRNKKIIGLIVILNDVTLNKQLKTHVNALEENNQKVEHSLKEGYLPTVLMVEDNVIAQNVEKALLTALHCHVDIADSADSAIKLFHPGKYDLVLMDIGLEDSSGYVVAKQLRQKEKNTNHHVPIIALTGFEADVVKYDCQHYFMEGAISKPLTCEQAEQIIKHYVYHMDVPVRGLKTT, from the coding sequence ATGTCACCCCACGTTAAAAACAGATCTCAAGATGAGATTGATTCCATTCATCAATATTACATGGAAATTATCAATTCAATGCCCCATATTGTGTACTGGATTGATACTGAATGTAATCTCAAAGGATGTAACAATAATTTCATCAAATTGCTTGGACTAAATTCGCTCAAAGATCTGAAGGGTTCGCCTTATCAGCAAATGGAGGAATTTGCGCAATGGGATAAGCAACGGGTAGAAGAATTAAAATTAGATGATATGAAGGTAATTTTTTCGGCTGTCCCACAACATCATGTCGAAGAAAAACCTATCGAAGACAATTCAGGTACAGCTTATTACTTTGAATCGTCTCGAATACCAATGTATGACCGCAATAAAAAAATAATTGGACTAATTGTTATTTTAAACGATGTTACTTTAAATAAACAACTTAAAACCCATGTCAATGCGCTGGAAGAAAATAATCAAAAAGTTGAACATTCCTTGAAAGAAGGTTATTTGCCTACTGTGCTTATGGTGGAAGATAATGTAATTGCGCAAAATGTTGAAAAAGCACTCTTAACTGCATTGCATTGTCACGTCGATATAGCAGATTCTGCAGATAGCGCTATCAAATTATTTCATCCCGGAAAATATGATCTTGTTTTAATGGATATTGGTCTTGAAGACTCTTCAGGGTATGTCGTTGCAAAACAACTACGTCAAAAGGAAAAAAATACAAATCATCATGTTCCCATCATCGCTTTGACTGGTTTTGAAGCAGATGTGGTCAAATATGATTGCCAACATTATTTTATGGAGGGAGCGATCAGCAAGCCATTAACTTGTGAACAAGCAGAACAAATTATCAAACATTACGTGTATCATATGGATGTTCCTGTGCGCGGTTTGAAGACAACTTAG
- a CDS encoding acyltransferase family protein, protein MSSNPIDNQRILSLDVFRGLTMALMVLVNSLGTRVSYPILMHAEWNGCSLADLVFPAFLFIVGITTVISLKKHINEASNAQLYRSILTRTFLLIFFGLFLSVFPKIINLSTIRYYGILQRIALCYFICSILYLRTSIRTQIIIFFGILIGYWFFLTQVPLPGSATDQLSMANNWGAYIDNQIFSPAHLLFKTFDPEGLLSTIPSIATTLLGLLTGHFLLTRISKQKKSATLIAVGLLSLVIAWIWSYSFPINKNLWTSTFILWSSGFSLIVFGLCFFVIDVLGYTKWSIPFKIFGMNALFIFIFHVILLKIQSMFVFHLADGSQDVLRVVIAEYLFGTFSQENAGLFYSIGFLFLNFLVAAFLYRRKIFIKI, encoded by the coding sequence ATGAGTAGTAATCCAATTGATAATCAGCGTATCTTATCTTTAGATGTTTTCCGGGGTCTAACTATGGCATTGATGGTATTAGTTAACAGCCTTGGAACAAGGGTTTCTTATCCCATATTAATGCATGCTGAGTGGAATGGTTGCAGTTTAGCAGATTTAGTATTTCCTGCTTTCTTGTTTATCGTCGGGATCACAACGGTTATCAGTCTGAAGAAACACATTAATGAGGCAAGTAATGCCCAACTTTACCGAAGTATTTTAACGCGTACCTTTCTTTTAATTTTTTTTGGATTATTTCTTAGTGTTTTTCCAAAAATTATTAATTTATCAACGATAAGGTATTATGGAATTTTGCAACGTATTGCTTTATGTTACTTCATCTGTTCGATTCTCTATCTTCGTACATCCATTCGCACACAAATTATTATCTTTTTCGGGATTCTTATTGGTTACTGGTTTTTCCTAACTCAAGTTCCACTTCCTGGTTCTGCAACGGACCAATTAAGTATGGCAAACAACTGGGGCGCTTATATTGATAATCAAATATTTTCTCCTGCACATTTATTATTTAAGACTTTTGATCCAGAGGGTCTTTTAAGTACTATCCCATCAATCGCTACAACACTTTTGGGCCTTTTAACAGGACACTTTTTATTAACTCGAATCAGTAAACAAAAGAAAAGCGCAACCTTAATCGCAGTGGGTTTGCTTTCACTTGTGATAGCCTGGATATGGAGTTATAGCTTTCCTATTAATAAAAATTTATGGACAAGTACTTTTATTTTATGGAGTAGTGGTTTTTCGCTTATCGTTTTTGGCTTATGTTTTTTTGTTATCGATGTATTGGGTTATACAAAATGGTCTATTCCCTTTAAGATTTTTGGCATGAATGCACTTTTTATTTTTATTTTTCACGTTATTTTACTGAAAATTCAATCGATGTTTGTTTTTCACTTAGCCGATGGCTCTCAAGACGTGTTACGGGTAGTCATCGCGGAATATTTATTTGGAACATTTAGCCAAGAAAACGCAGGGCTTTTTTATTCCATAGGGTTTCTTTTTTTAAACTTTCTGGTGGCTGCTTTTTTATATCGGCGAAAAATATTTATAAAAATTTAG
- a CDS encoding mechanosensitive ion channel domain-containing protein: MKSLSESRRYLSFLFFFFFCSSLAIAAPAKKPATFTEYLTQEKAHLTQSIQETKQPIMLQSEKEFNAKMKQVSAILSMSRVKIESLESFLDHQYKEQNNLNQRLKHLQQMPISKENTTIPERVEKVENLLNINKQTTQLIIENLKLAKEYQSSLNEEIKHLELWHSNFVLEQKLAQIKSLKEQLNKRLAVLYETNAQNKSDKHSKSSKPLSAADYEAMLLMNNQNIAAIQNHLNALNIQKTVVRADIIYLKNPDTKNLQLITDIYKDALSQYSKVEKTIQQISNFLNNETKLIGPLNLKKSIRSLQDTLALQLKEANVQKQLLIKNLSDYQAQLKKLMSARQTLADYNISSWPIILNKIAAIPGLFYKYLNTLSLKVYDSYLWLSPLSMVILWGGFVFIAGFFFMISRILRTLRRDKERSRLTGYLYDGILVLVQRNLPYFCIVSMLWALLYVTHISFSNYQLLFKLIAVWFTFKILILIARLVLLERITDSSGKDVKLYYRLKWLLLFGGWTTALMTLGHSLPLSILLQDIFNRLFMLFILTVSLVIWKSKDVIPYLLRPLLKSQKRYVKNAISLLVILVPITLFTTAVIGLLGFINLAWNMSQYQAYALLVLVGYILSRGLLFDALELFSELMISSLRNGWLWVEVFLKPLDKILRILLLVASMLVLFQLFGWHSDSWVMVSLGKFAQYTIVNIPGIHITITSTIGFFILLAVCVWAAKWTREFCYRWLYKNAKDAGIRNSLSVFSQYAIVLLGGFVSLHVLGFDFSGMSMIIGGLAVGMGFGLRDFASNVVGGLMLLVERPVREGDLVTVGEHEGRVSHIGIRSMRVSSWDNMEVLIPNAETFNKPFTNWTHQDGIVRTVIPIKVSRSDDPVMIQQLIQDILATTPEIVGDPPAQVFLKKIDEALLEFEVRYFINVQIHTRIEVQSKVLFAIMTQFKAANIKPPIEPISIEIKEGQGDLITKNQTTEN, from the coding sequence ATGAAATCACTCTCAGAAAGTCGAAGATATTTAAGTTTCTTATTTTTCTTTTTTTTCTGTTCTTCCTTAGCTATAGCTGCTCCGGCCAAGAAACCGGCTACTTTTACTGAATATTTAACCCAAGAAAAAGCGCATTTGACACAATCCATTCAGGAAACAAAGCAGCCAATCATGCTTCAAAGTGAGAAAGAGTTTAATGCCAAAATGAAGCAAGTATCGGCCATTCTCTCGATGAGCCGCGTTAAGATTGAAAGCCTGGAAAGTTTTCTTGACCATCAATATAAAGAACAAAATAATTTAAATCAGCGTTTAAAGCATCTGCAGCAGATGCCGATATCGAAAGAAAATACAACGATTCCTGAGCGCGTAGAAAAAGTAGAAAACCTGCTTAACATCAATAAACAAACTACTCAGCTCATCATTGAAAATTTAAAACTTGCCAAAGAATATCAATCCTCATTGAATGAAGAGATAAAACATTTGGAGCTGTGGCATTCGAATTTTGTTCTTGAGCAAAAACTAGCGCAAATTAAGTCATTAAAAGAACAACTGAATAAGCGTTTGGCTGTACTTTACGAAACCAATGCCCAAAATAAATCAGATAAACATTCTAAGTCATCAAAACCACTTTCTGCGGCCGATTATGAAGCAATGCTATTGATGAACAATCAAAATATTGCAGCGATTCAAAATCATTTAAATGCTTTAAATATCCAAAAGACCGTAGTAAGAGCAGATATTATTTATCTTAAAAATCCAGATACAAAAAATTTACAACTCATCACCGATATTTACAAAGATGCTTTAAGTCAATATTCTAAAGTTGAAAAAACGATCCAACAAATAAGCAATTTTCTGAATAATGAAACGAAACTTATTGGTCCTCTAAATTTAAAAAAATCGATACGGTCGTTACAAGATACCTTAGCCCTGCAACTTAAAGAGGCGAATGTACAAAAGCAACTGCTTATTAAGAATTTGTCTGATTATCAAGCCCAGCTCAAGAAATTAATGTCTGCTCGACAAACTCTTGCGGATTACAATATTAGCAGTTGGCCTATTATCCTTAATAAAATTGCAGCAATTCCTGGTTTATTTTATAAATACCTCAACACTTTGAGTTTAAAAGTATACGATAGCTACTTATGGTTAAGTCCTTTATCTATGGTGATCTTATGGGGTGGATTTGTCTTTATAGCGGGTTTTTTCTTCATGATAAGCCGTATTTTAAGAACGCTTCGTCGAGATAAAGAGCGTTCCCGTTTAACCGGTTATCTATATGATGGTATTTTGGTTTTAGTGCAAAGAAATTTACCTTATTTTTGTATCGTTTCTATGTTATGGGCGTTGCTCTACGTAACCCATATTTCCTTCTCTAATTATCAGTTGTTGTTTAAATTAATTGCCGTATGGTTTACTTTTAAGATTTTAATCTTGATAGCACGCTTAGTGTTGCTCGAGCGAATTACTGACTCATCAGGTAAGGATGTCAAACTTTATTACCGTTTAAAATGGTTATTACTTTTTGGTGGTTGGACTACGGCTTTAATGACTCTTGGTCATTCATTACCCTTATCGATACTGCTTCAAGACATATTTAACCGTTTATTTATGCTCTTTATTTTAACAGTGTCCTTGGTTATATGGAAAAGTAAGGATGTCATTCCGTATCTTCTTCGTCCATTATTGAAAAGTCAAAAAAGATACGTGAAAAATGCCATTTCTTTATTGGTGATCCTTGTCCCCATAACCTTATTTACTACTGCTGTAATCGGCTTATTAGGATTTATCAATTTAGCATGGAATATGAGTCAATATCAGGCCTATGCTTTACTTGTTCTCGTAGGTTACATCCTTTCACGGGGCCTTTTATTCGATGCTTTAGAGTTGTTTTCAGAATTAATGATTTCCTCATTGCGTAATGGATGGTTGTGGGTAGAAGTTTTTTTAAAACCCTTAGATAAAATTCTGCGGATTTTATTACTTGTTGCGAGCATGTTGGTTCTGTTTCAATTATTTGGCTGGCATTCTGATTCGTGGGTTATGGTCAGCTTGGGTAAATTTGCTCAATATACCATCGTCAATATCCCAGGTATTCATATTACTATCACCAGTACAATAGGGTTTTTTATTCTACTTGCAGTTTGTGTTTGGGCTGCTAAATGGACACGCGAATTTTGTTATCGCTGGTTGTATAAAAATGCTAAAGATGCCGGGATAAGAAATAGTCTTTCGGTTTTTAGTCAATATGCAATAGTTCTTTTAGGTGGCTTTGTATCTCTGCATGTGCTTGGATTTGATTTTAGCGGTATGTCAATGATTATCGGGGGACTTGCCGTTGGTATGGGATTTGGTTTACGTGATTTTGCCAGCAATGTTGTTGGTGGTCTAATGTTACTTGTTGAAAGACCTGTACGAGAAGGGGATTTAGTTACAGTAGGCGAACATGAAGGACGTGTTTCTCATATTGGCATTCGGTCTATGAGAGTTTCTTCTTGGGACAATATGGAGGTATTGATTCCTAATGCAGAAACTTTTAATAAACCTTTTACCAACTGGACACATCAGGATGGTATTGTCAGAACAGTTATTCCTATAAAGGTCAGTCGTTCTGATGATCCCGTAATGATTCAGCAACTGATACAGGATATTTTAGCAACGACCCCAGAAATTGTTGGAGATCCACCGGCTCAAGTGTTTCTTAAAAAAATTGATGAAGCCTTGCTTGAGTTTGAGGTTCGGTATTTCATTAATGTGCAAATCCATACTCGAATTGAGGTTCAATCTAAAGTATTGTTTGCCATAATGACACAGTTCAAAGCAGCAAATATTAAACCTCCTATAGAACCGATTTCCATTGAAATTAAAGAGGGACAAGGTGATCTCATCACTAAAAATCAGACCACCGAAAACTGA
- a CDS encoding ankyrin repeat domain-containing protein translates to MSIPLDLIKKHLIQYIPENKSGGEVILSVGESLLLVMDACIQANVDPIIKDQLNLLYIEGIKSKEELSFIKEVQDILASKNYTVKSDPITINEDATRRYFETQLAYYLLQNNAEELNQNELSEFTKNLKKRLFSLPAPDDNHIKKAEKILKGEMDPILNKYETEYAQIISMLAKNNFYGLSKKACTNLLEIACSTSLSTLNTQIDQSMPVDYCSDTVFTMGMDGRGRIIKKDHDKVRTTAKGLMKSNSPLPLYHDVVNAAHSQYDDKTRKQMESPFQRSADQASFMIESQWTQFLFSRMTQVYSNGISSTTLAQIRNIILEKRLGHVYHKNSFQKYMTAFAALMVYNSGGHSFFEIFEVFKFPLCRELIEDEPGLVKTLEEDKMMYKWLCMDQSDAYEKALHATRNYFHSLLSKKIINAEFKKKHMSVLSVPQEQLTLHFAVVYHNLHDLEQLIHTLGRENIDAPNYKDWTALMVASQLGKTDQVKMLLAAGADIRKQVDGLSSLELAIKNSHFKTTEVLLKGGAVVKRAQKAKGGLKARVPALYLACRQTDVGILRLLLEQKTLNIDDKKEAILCALKIENFEALKLIINQITKEERHKFFNEKYKFKLLKEAVKLGNTQLIKGILQFDIFPSFEQIDCQSLLSVAAEKGFLPTVELLLKLYFQHLDKHKASQEMLFSINLDPILSTALEYSHFKLSIFLMMRGANIDLVSSKIEHLDEFAKYIKNSEYCDLFYIQELDSDSISIQLKEDLSHLKQEQNEAAFKMPPKSHIESSTSSCTLSFFSDREKLQKNENDATLNSVVTL, encoded by the coding sequence ATGAGCATTCCCTTAGATTTAATAAAAAAGCACTTAATTCAGTACATACCTGAAAATAAATCCGGTGGCGAGGTTATTTTATCCGTTGGTGAAAGTTTATTACTTGTTATGGATGCGTGTATTCAAGCAAATGTTGATCCCATAATAAAAGATCAATTAAATCTCCTTTATATTGAAGGCATCAAGTCAAAAGAGGAACTTAGCTTTATTAAAGAAGTCCAGGACATTTTGGCATCTAAAAATTATACGGTTAAATCGGATCCCATTACTATTAACGAAGACGCCACGCGACGCTATTTTGAAACGCAGCTTGCTTATTATCTTCTTCAAAATAACGCAGAAGAACTTAATCAAAACGAATTAAGTGAGTTTACAAAAAATTTAAAAAAACGATTATTTTCTTTACCCGCCCCTGATGATAATCATATTAAAAAAGCTGAAAAAATCCTTAAGGGGGAAATGGATCCAATACTTAATAAATATGAAACTGAATATGCACAAATAATATCTATGTTAGCCAAAAATAATTTCTATGGCTTATCTAAAAAGGCCTGCACTAATTTGTTGGAAATCGCATGTAGCACTAGCCTGTCAACATTAAATACCCAGATTGATCAGTCAATGCCAGTCGATTATTGTAGTGATACTGTTTTTACGATGGGAATGGATGGAAGGGGACGAATAATAAAGAAAGATCATGATAAAGTGCGAACAACAGCAAAGGGGTTAATGAAATCCAATTCCCCACTTCCTCTATATCATGATGTGGTGAATGCGGCACATTCACAATATGACGATAAAACAAGAAAACAAATGGAGTCGCCTTTTCAACGTTCTGCAGATCAGGCGAGCTTCATGATAGAAAGCCAATGGACACAGTTTCTATTTTCACGAATGACCCAAGTATATTCTAATGGGATTTCCAGCACTACGCTGGCACAAATTAGAAATATCATTCTAGAAAAACGTTTAGGCCATGTTTACCACAAAAATTCTTTTCAAAAATATATGACTGCATTTGCTGCGCTGATGGTATACAACAGTGGTGGACATTCTTTTTTTGAGATTTTTGAAGTATTCAAATTTCCATTGTGTCGTGAATTAATTGAAGATGAACCTGGATTAGTTAAAACGTTAGAAGAAGATAAAATGATGTACAAATGGCTTTGCATGGATCAAAGCGATGCCTATGAAAAAGCATTGCATGCCACGCGAAATTATTTTCACTCTCTTTTATCCAAAAAAATAATTAACGCTGAATTTAAAAAGAAACATATGTCTGTTTTAAGCGTACCGCAAGAACAACTTACTCTCCATTTTGCGGTTGTTTATCACAACTTACATGATCTTGAACAATTGATTCATACTCTTGGAAGAGAAAATATAGATGCTCCTAATTATAAAGATTGGACAGCGCTTATGGTCGCTTCTCAATTGGGTAAGACTGATCAAGTAAAAATGCTTCTTGCTGCAGGTGCGGATATCCGAAAACAAGTAGATGGACTTTCATCCCTAGAGCTTGCAATCAAAAATAGCCATTTTAAAACTACTGAAGTCTTATTAAAGGGCGGAGCTGTAGTAAAAAGAGCACAAAAAGCTAAAGGAGGTTTAAAGGCTAGGGTTCCTGCTTTATATCTTGCCTGCAGACAGACTGATGTGGGTATTTTAAGGTTATTATTGGAGCAAAAAACACTTAACATCGATGATAAAAAAGAAGCCATACTGTGTGCTTTGAAAATTGAGAACTTCGAAGCATTAAAACTCATCATAAATCAAATCACCAAAGAAGAAAGACATAAATTTTTTAATGAAAAGTATAAATTCAAACTATTAAAAGAGGCGGTAAAATTAGGTAATACCCAATTAATTAAAGGAATACTCCAATTTGATATTTTTCCGTCTTTTGAACAAATAGACTGCCAATCTTTATTAAGTGTGGCGGCAGAAAAGGGGTTTTTACCTACTGTAGAATTGCTATTGAAGCTATATTTTCAGCATTTAGATAAACATAAAGCCAGTCAAGAAATGCTTTTCTCAATAAACCTGGATCCAATACTTAGTACGGCCTTAGAATATAGTCATTTTAAATTAAGTATTTTTTTAATGATGCGAGGAGCCAATATCGATTTGGTCTCGTCAAAAATAGAGCATCTCGATGAATTTGCAAAATATATAAAAAATAGCGAATATTGCGATTTATTTTATATTCAAGAGTTGGATTCAGATAGTATTTCTATCCAGTTGAAAGAAGATTTGTCTCACTTAAAACAGGAACAGAACGAAGCCGCTTTTAAAATGCCACCTAAAAGTCATATTGAATCTTCTACTTCGAGTTGTACGCTAAGTTTTTTTAGTGATAGGGAAAAATTACAAAAAAATGAAAATGATGCTACTCTAAATTCGGTGGTAACTCTGTGA